Proteins encoded by one window of Arabidopsis thaliana chromosome 2, partial sequence:
- the ORP1B gene encoding OSBP(oxysterol binding protein)-related protein 1B (OSBP(oxysterol binding protein)-related protein 1B (ORP1B); FUNCTIONS IN: oxysterol binding; INVOLVED IN: steroid metabolic process; LOCATED IN: cellular_component unknown; CONTAINS InterPro DOMAIN/s: Oxysterol-binding protein (InterPro:IPR000648); BEST Arabidopsis thaliana protein match is: OSBP(oxysterol binding protein)-related protein 1A (TAIR:AT2G31020.1); Has 2291 Blast hits to 2240 proteins in 214 species: Archae - 0; Bacteria - 0; Metazoa - 1139; Fungi - 602; Plants - 285; Viruses - 0; Other Eukaryotes - 265 (source: NCBI BLink).), with product MEARVISCTTFGDNKVVKIAVLNHQAITKYKAGENETTVVVSDDTCPEKDVKEIKKFCEKLGYVYEGRLSEEYTQTNTGPDDDWITNGFESDDDVDPSIKTIGFNYPHVNRRNKLPDPVEKEKSVSLWSMIKDNIGKDLTKVCLPVYFNEPLSSLQKCFEDLEYSYLLDQASEWGKRGNNLMRILNVAAFAVSGYASTKGRICKPFNPMLGETYEADYPDKGLRFFSEKVSHHPMIVACHCDGTGWKFWGDSNLKSKFWGRSIQLDPIGLLTLQFDDGEIVQWSKVTTSIYNLILGKLYCDHYGTMLIEGNGEYSCKLKFKKQSMMDRNPHQVQGIVEDKNGKTVAKLFGKWDESMYYVMVNQGKESESHLLWKRNKPLENPTKYNLTRFGITLNELTPDLKEMLPPTDSRLRPDQRYLEKGEFEMGNREKLRLEQRQRQAREKQERGWKPTWFSKEKGSETYRYIGGYWEARDSGRWDDCPDIFGQVH from the exons atggaaGCTAGAGTAATTTCTTGCACTACTTTTGGAGACAACAAGGTCGTGAAGATTGCTGTTCTGAATCATCAAGCAATTACCAAATACAAAGCCGGAGAAAACGAAACGACGGTTGTTGTTTCCGATGATACATGCCCGGAGAAAGATGTCAAAGAGATTAAGAAATTCTGTGAGAAGCTCGGTTACGTTTACGAAGGCAGACTTAGCGAAGAGTACACTCAAACCAACACTGGACCCG ATGATGATTGGATTACTAATGGCTTTGAGTCAGATGATGACGTTGATCCTTCTATCAAGACTATTGGATTTAACTATCCTCATGTCAATAGACGAAATAAATTACCTGATCCggttgaaaaagagaaaagtgttAGCCTTTGGTCAATGATCAAAGACAACATTGGCAAGGATCTTACTAAAGTTTGTCTTCCTGTTTACTTCAATGAGCCACTATCCTCTCTACAAAAATGCTTTGAAGATTTGGAGTATTCATATCTTCTTGATCAAGCTTCTGAATGGGGAAAAAGG GGCAATAACCTTATGAGGATTTTGAATGTAGCTGCATTTGCTGTATCTGGTTATGCATCAACTAAAGGAAGAATTTGCAAACCCTTTAATCCAATGTTAGGGGAAACATACGAGGCTGATTATCCCGATAAAGGCCTTCGATTTTTCTCGGAAAAG GTAAGTCATCATCCTATGATTGTGGCATGTCATTGTGATGGCACCGGATGGAAATTTTGGGGAGATAGCAAtttaaaaagcaaattttGGGGTCGATCAATTCAGCTCGATCCTATCGGTTTGTTGACTTTACAATTTGATGATGGTGAAATTGTGCAATGGAGTAAG GTGACTACATCAATATACAATCTCATACTTGGTAAATTGTATTGTGATCATTATGGGACTATGCTGATTGAAGGTAACGGTGAATACTCATGTAAACTTAAATTCAAGAAACAGTCGATGATGGATAGAAATCCGCATCAAGTTCAAGGTATAGTAGAAGACAAGAATGGAAAAACAGTGGCTAAGTTGTTTGGAAAATGGGATGAGAGTATGTACTATGTGATGGTCAATCAAGGAAAGGAGAGTGAATCTCATCTTTTGTGGAAACGAAACAAACCTCTCGAAAACCCTACAAAGTACAATCTTACACGGTTTGGGATCACATTAAACGAGCTCACGCCTGATTTAAAGGAAATGTTGCCACCAACAGATTCCAGACTTAGACCGGACCAAAGGTATTTGGAAAAAGGAGAGTTTGAAATGggaaacagagagaagttGAGGTTAGAACAAAGGCAAAGACAGGcgagagagaaacaagagagAGGCTGGAAACCAACGTGGTTTAGTAAAGAGAAAGGAAGTGAGACTTATAGATACATTGGAGGTTATTGGGAGGCTCGAGATTCTGGTCGCTGGGATGATTGTCCTGACATCTTTGGTCAAGTTCACTGA
- a CDS encoding ATP synthase protein I-like protein (ATP synthase protein I -related; LOCATED IN: chloroplast; EXPRESSED IN: 22 plant structures; EXPRESSED DURING: 13 growth stages; Has 182 Blast hits to 182 proteins in 74 species: Archae - 0; Bacteria - 104; Metazoa - 0; Fungi - 0; Plants - 50; Viruses - 2; Other Eukaryotes - 26 (source: NCBI BLink).), with product MAILSYISATSTTPPIPQDQSPNSRLPTKIILPNKKPEKWSTGVAPGEYGGPPTTTKLRKYWGGEKEDPITSTDLIWNRDFMDQMKKLFDDPNDSSLDPSPSKEKSSGFLSFSRVMSLDSMDVDLSKELASSSKSVVKNRLDTSKSEAKKQMSKAIVSPKWKLAPTRREQEKWDRATKAATGGSDVMFRELRRPRGDPEVQAAKDREQYFKLKNKIQVLTLGIGGVGLVSAYISYTPEIALSFGAGLLGSLAYMRMLGNSVDAMADGARGVAKGAANQPRLLVPVVLVMIFNRWNAILVPEYGFMHLELIPMLVGFFTYKIATFFQAIEEAISITTQKPESISPDTQASD from the exons ATGGCGATTCTTAGTTACATCTCAGCAACATCAACCACACCACCAATTCCTCAAGATCAATCTCCCAATTCTCGTCTACCAACCAAAATCATTCTACCCAATAAGAAACCTGAGAAATGGTCCACCGGAGTTGCTCCCGGAGAGTACGGTGGTCCTCCGACTACCACCAAGCTCCGAAAGTACTGGGGAGGTGAAAAAGAAGATCCCATTACTTCCACAGACTTAATCTGGAACAGAGATTTTATGGatcaaatgaagaaattgTTTGATGATCCTAATGATTCTTCTCTCGACCCATCTCCTTCAAAG GAAAAGTCTTCTGGGTTTCTGAGCTTTAGCAGAGTTATGAGTCTTGACAG TATGGATGTTGATTTAAGTAAAGAGCTTGCATCGTCTTCTAAATCCGTTGTGAAAAATCGTCTTGACACCTCCAAGTCAGAAGCTAAAAAGCAAATG AGTAAGGCTATTGTGTCTCCTAAATGGAAGCTGGCACCTACACGTCGTGAGCAAGAGAAATGGGATAGAGCAACGAAGGCTGCAACTGGTGGCAGT GATGTGATGTTTAGGGAGCTGAGACGGCCACGTGGTGACCCAGAAGTACAAGCTGCTAAAGACAGGGAACAATATTTTAAG CTGAAAAATAAGATTCAGGTTCTCACACTCGGTATTGGTGGTGTTGGTTTAGTCTCAGCTTATATCTCATACACCCCAGAGATAGCACTTAG TTTTGGTGCTGGCTTGTTGGGTTCACTTGCATATATGAGGATGCTTGGTAACTCTGTAGATGCCATGGCAGATGGAGCCAGAGGAGTTGCCAA AGGTGCAGCTAACCAGCCACGGTTACTAGTCCCCGTTGTGTTGGTTATGATATTCAATAGATGGAACGC AATACTTGTTCCTGAGTATGGATTCATGCATTTGGAGTTGATACCAATGTTGGTTGGGTTCTTTACTTACAAAATTGCTACGTTCTTTCAAGCTATAGAAGAAGCCATCTCCATTACTACTCAAAAACCCGAATCAATCTCTCCAGACACACAGGCCAGTGATTAA
- a CDS encoding Cupredoxin superfamily protein (Cupredoxin superfamily protein; FUNCTIONS IN: electron carrier activity, copper ion binding; LOCATED IN: anchored to membrane; CONTAINS InterPro DOMAIN/s: Plastocyanin-like (InterPro:IPR003245), Cupredoxin (InterPro:IPR008972); BEST Arabidopsis thaliana protein match is: Cupredoxin superfamily protein (TAIR:AT2G26720.1); Has 1497 Blast hits to 1450 proteins in 67 species: Archae - 2; Bacteria - 0; Metazoa - 0; Fungi - 0; Plants - 1483; Viruses - 0; Other Eukaryotes - 12 (source: NCBI BLink).): protein MALIKSNAFFTSLLILVALFGISVGGTVHKVGDSDGWTIMSVNYETWASTITFQVGDSLVFKYNKDFHDVTEVTHNDYEMCEPSKPLARYETGSDIVILTKPGLQHFICGFPGHCDMGQKLQIHVLPASLGPVAAPVPGPVRPPSSFSSPSQSPLAESPVNHAPVQYQMGPSPAPHSAASNSNVWIGLCFLPLLSLLILV, encoded by the coding sequence ATGGCTTTGATCAAAAGCAACGCCTTCTTTACTTCTTTGCTTATTCTTGTAGCACTTTTTGGAATTTCCGTTGGAGGAACCGTTCACAAAGTTGGTGACTCCGACGGATGGACGATTATGAGCGTCAACTACGAGACATGGGCATCTACAATAACTTTTCAAGTTGGAGACTCTTTGGTCTTCAAATACAACAAAGACTTCCACGACGTCACCGAAGTCACTCACAATGATTACGAGATGTGTGAACCGTCCAAACCGCTAGCAAGATACGAGACCGGGTCTGATATCGTCATTCTAACCAAACCGGGACTCCAACACTTCATATGCGGATTTCCTGGTCACTGTGACATGGGACAAAAGCTTCAAATCCATGTATTACCAGCCTCATTGGGACCTGTCGCTGCTCCGGTTCCTGGACCCGTCCGACCACCAAGCTCTTTTTCGTCTCCTTCACAGTCTCCGTTGGCTGAGTCACCGGTTAATCATGCTCCAGTACAGTATCAGATGGGACCATCACCAGCTCCACATAGTGCAGCTTCAAACTCTAATGTTTGGATTGGACTCTGCTTCCTTCCTTTACTTTCTTTGCTCATCTTagtttga
- a CDS encoding oxysterol-binding-like protein (BEST Arabidopsis thaliana protein match is: OSBP(oxysterol binding protein)-related protein 1B (TAIR:AT2G31030.1); Has 7 Blast hits to 7 proteins in 2 species: Archae - 0; Bacteria - 0; Metazoa - 0; Fungi - 0; Plants - 7; Viruses - 0; Other Eukaryotes - 0 (source: NCBI BLink).): MEARVISCTTFGDDKVVKIAVLNHQAVAKYETGENETTVVVSDDTCSEKDVKEIKKCCEKLGYVYEGKLNEEYTQTNTGPGLV, from the coding sequence ATGGAAGCTAGAGTAATTTCTTGCACTACTTTTGGAGACGACAAGGTCGTCAAGATTGCAGTTCTGAATCATCAAGCAGTTGCCAAATATGAAACGGGAGAAAACGAAACGACCGTTGTTGTTTCCGATGATACTTGCTCGGAGAAAGATGTCAAAGAGATTAAGAAGTGTTGTGAGAAGCTCGGTTATGTTTACGAAGGCAAACTCAACGAAGAATACACTCAAACCAACACTGGACCCGGTTTGGTCTAA